cttttcttttccttgagaaGTACCCTCTGAAGTTTAGTCTTAATTTATGGAAAGTGAGGTCTGTGGATGGGAAAGGGGGAGGTTGGTGCCCATTCTCACGACTGGACTTTCACCCTACATCTGATTCCCAGAGGAAGAGGTGAGCATCTCATGATTTCTATACAGACTTGGGAAAAggattcttttatttgttttaccatcctttttcttgttttctctgtccAGTTCAACTCCTATACACAAATCTATAACCCAGGGAACTGCCAACCCCCTGCTGGGAATTCTGTTAACTCGCAGCTATCTGTCTGGGACTGGGATTTACGCTACAACAGTGAACAGATACTACAATTCCATAATCCTGGCTATGACCCAGAACACTGCCCAGATTCCTGGCTTCCTAGACAGCAGGTGAGATGTCTACACTTCCTaaattcctttgcctttctcaCAGGCTCATCCTTTTAGACAAGGAGAAGTAGAAAGACACAGTTCCCATGAACTCATGTCTGAGTTCCCCAGGGAAAGCTGCCCCACACTTCCTCTGTAGCTGTCACATGTTTTGCTCTTCATGACAGTGCCAGGGTTCCTGACACCCTCACATTCCTGATTAGGCAGAAATCCTAGAATAGCACAGAGGGCAGCCTTCTTGTCCTCATCTTTATTAGTTTTTGTCTCTTACATACATTTTACAAGTTTCCCTAAAATTGACTTTCATGAGACCTGAGGCCTAGTTTGAAGTTTGAAGCCTAATGAGGAGAGAAGATAGAGTTCTCAGGGGGAGGCCTGTAGTTCAATCACTAATGCAGTGTGAGTAGGTGGCAGTTAGACATTCCTTCCTGACCCATTTTGGGGAAAGTGGGGTCATCTAGTTTCTAGGTTGCCAgttgatttctctcttccttttagcCAAGCTTCATGGTTCCTGGACCCCCCAGTTCTGTGTGGCTCTTCTCCAGAGGGGCCCTGACTCCCCTCAATCAGCTCTGCCCTTGGCGGGACAATCCTTCCCTGCTGGCAGTCTCTTCTCGTTGGCTCCCTCGAGCAGCTGTCTCCTCTGAAAGCCTGGCTGATCAGGAGTGGGGGCTCCCCTCACATTGGGGGGCTTGCCCTTTACCCCCGGGGTTGCTGCTGCCTGGATATCTGGGACCCCAGATCAGGCTGTGGAGACGCTGCTACTTGAGGGGAAGGCCTGAGGTCCAGGTGAGGAGGGAAGACAGGGATTGGGAGTGGGAGAATGGAATTGACTACTAAACCAGATGTTTCAGGAGAAAGCAAATGTTTCTAGGAGTGGAAAAGCAAGGGCCTGGGGAGATCGAGAAGTGAAGTACCATTCCTATTGGACTCCAAGTGGactcggtctccctctctttcaaaaacaaataaacattaaaaagacccTAGGTAGGAAAGGGGTGGGTGCGAACCGGGAGAGGATGGCACCCATCATACTGTCCTTAAGGAAGTAAGGGGATAGGGCAGGTCAAGTCCACATGCACTTGGGAGAAGGTTTGGGAGAGTGTATGTGGTGGGGATGCAGATGGTTGTTGCTCAGATCAAGTAGAACCTAAGGCATAgctggagggggaagagagaattaAAGATGCCAGCGGTGATGGTAACTAGACTTGTCATGGGGATCACTTGGTAATGTATAAAAATGCCAAATCACTAGAatatgcacctgaaactaataggatgttgtagttaattatacttaaaaaaaaaatgatgccagTAGTGGACAGAGATCTCAGAAACAGGGAGCTAGAGCTACAATAAtattcctctctgcctctctttacCCCCTCCCCAGAAAGGCCTCTCAGCTCCTACAATCTCTGGCCTCCAGGATGAGCTATCCCATCTTCAGGAGCTTTTAAGGAAATGGACACCAAGAATATCTCCTGAGGATCATTCCAAGAAAAGAGACCCAAATACCATTCTCTCCCAATCCCGCTGaaattactgtctttttttttttaaccgactgagcgacccaggtgccccttaattacTGTCTTTTTTATGGGCATGGCAGAGGGTGGTCCAGAGTGAGGGAGGGTTCTAACCTTCTGATTCTTCTTATCTGGTCTTGCTGTCTCAGCTTTTGACACTCCAGCACTCAACAAGCTCACTGACCTTTCTGTTGCAAGTGTGTGGTGCTAACCTTCTCCAACTCTTGCCCTGTCCTGTTTGGTTCAAGATAGGTTTCTTGTGGTTtgaggaattaagaaaaaaaagcaatctagAACATGATTACCTTTTTTCCAGGGCAATTTTATCCCTTTGGATATCCAGCTATTAAATTGTGAGAGATGCTGTCCATCAGTCTTAACACGATGGCCTACAGACCTCATTCTCACCTCCTCTTGCTGCTTCCTTAATTCCaatttgtttcttccctttgGTTTTCTATGGGCACGCAGTGGGTATGGGAGACGCACTGTCTCTTCCAATTGTGTATTTTATACACTGACATTTCTATTTAAGGAGTTCATTAAAGCACAGTATTTATACACATTGCTGACATTATCTCTTGCGTCTGAATAAAAGATCCTAGGTAAGGGGTGACTGTGTGGCTCCCTAGTcaataaagcatgtgactcttggttgtGCTCAAGTCATGAGCTCCTGGCTCTTGAGTGTGAGGTCTAcagctggctctgggctgacagcacagagcctgcttgggattctcggtctccctctctttcaaaaacaaataaacattaaaaagacccTAGGTAGGAAAGGGGTGGGTGCGAACCGGGAGAGGATGGCACCCATCATACTGTCCTTAAGGAAGTAAGGGGATAGGGCAGGTCAAGTCCACATGCACTTGGGAGAAGGGTTCCCTTCGAAGGAGCAGACGGGCCAAAAGCACACCAAGACGTTGTTGCCGGGCCCAGGGTGTTCTGAAGGTAGAAAGTGAGACCTCTGGGCTTCAATGTCAACTACTCCTCAGCTTTGGCCACTCTCCATTTCGGAGCCCCAGGTTCCCGTCAGgagccctcacccccacccacacgCAATAGGACTAGGTGAGCTAGACGTTCCGCTTCTTTCCCATGAAGGAAAACCAAACACCTCAAGCCCAGGCTGGGGCTGAGGCCACCGCTGTCCGAGGGTTGTGGGCTTGGGTGGGAGCTGCCTCCGCGTCTTAAGGCAGCAGAatccctcggggggggggggggggaaggacaccCTCCTCTGGGGAACAAAGAAGGCTCGTTTggcaacaaaatataaaaaagtaaagttttgTGCTTTCAGCTTTTGAATTTCCATTTTTGGGAGCAGTGTGATCCTTTAGCGTCCAGTACTGCCTTAAGAGGGTCTGAGCATTTGCATCCCGCCTCCCTCGCTTTCACCGCTCGCGTGAGTACTTCCTCGCAGGGCCATTGATGGGAGGCGGCCCACCGAATCGCGGGAAGTCTCCGCCGTTCCTAAGATGGCCGCGGCCGCTTCCGGCTCCTCCCCCGCCGCGGCCCTGCCCACTGCCCTCACGTCCGCGTTCGCCCCGGAAGTGGAAGTAGAGTTCAGAAGGCGGGACCGCTGCCTGGAGACGGCGGGAGCTCTTTCGCCATGGCGGCCGGTCCGATCTCCGAGCGGAACCAGGGTGATTGGAGGGGATGAACCCGGAATAGGCCCACGGGGGCTGGCAGGCATCGACTAGGGCCAGCAGTGTCTTCGCCTGGGCAGGAAATCGGACCCCCCCTGGAGGGCGCGAGACCGGCCCCCGTGCCTGCCGGAGGGAGGGTGGCCGAGTGTAGGCTGAGGCCTGTAGGGGTGGTGCTGTCTGTGCCcaatcccttctcccttcccattaaaaaaaaaaaccaaaaaacaaaaaaaccccacaaaaaaacaaaagccaaaccaaaaacaaaacaattcaccAAAATAATTTGTAGCAGAACCTTTAGATTTCGGAAGGCTCTTTAGTTCCTGGAAAGGGAGGTGTAAGAGTTTAAccgaattttctttttttctttttgctcctatACTTCATCTCCACTCCCAATTCCTCCGCCTGTCATCTCCTTCCTGTCATTCTTTCATCCTTGGCCTAACCTGCTTCCATCCTCTAGATGCCACTGTCTACGTGGGAGGCCTGGACGAGAAGGTTAGCGAACCACTGCTGTGGGAGCTATTTCTCCAGGCAGGGCCCGTAGTCAACACCCACATGCCAAAGGATAGAGTTACAGGTCAGCACCAAGGTAAGTACATGACAAGAGGTGAGTTTATGTATTGAGGGGACAAACTGCTGGTGGAGGGCTCCAGCagtatttatttatagatgtttTGGAATGAATTCTccgcagattctttttttttttttttttcattttgagagagagtgcgagccagcatgaacaggggaggggcagaaagagaaggagagtcctaagcaggctccacactgtcagcacagagcccagtgtggggcttaaactcatgaacctgagatcatgacctaagccaaaatcaagagttggatgcttaaccgactgagccaccaggagcccctgcagATTCTTTTAAGCGTAGCCCACAGCTTGTTTCTGGAACCATTCATTCCCAATGGAAACAAAGTCGTTATTTCTTGTGGTTTGGAAGGTGAATGAGTTATACCCCATTTTGAATCACTTAAGTTGTTAATCTCCACTCTTTTACTTCCCAGGGTATGGCTTTGTGGAATTCTTGAGTGAGGAAGATGCTGACTATGCCATTAAGATCATGAACATGATCAAACTCTATGGGAAACCAATACGGGTGAACAAAGCTTCAGCTCACAACAAGAACCTGGATGTGGGGGCCAACATTTTCATTGGCAACCTGGACCCAGAGATTGATGAGAAGCTGCTTTATGATACTTTCAGCGCCTTTGGGGTCATCTTACAAACCCCCAAAATTATGCGGGACCCTGACACAGGCAACTCCAAAGGTTATGCCTTTATTAATTTTGCTTCATTTGATGCTTCGGATGCAGCTATCGAGGCCATGAATGGGCAGTATCTCTGTAACCGCCCTATCACTGTGTCCTATGCCTTCAAGAAGGACTCCAAGGGCGAGCGCCATGGCTCTGCAGCTGAAAGACTTCTGGCAGCCCAGAACCCCCTCTCCCAGGCCGACCGCCCTCATCAGCTGTTTGCAGAcgcacctcctcctccttctgcccccaaTCCTGTGGTGTCATCACTGGGGTCTGGGCTTCCTCCACCAGGTAatgcttttattcaaaataattttgtcttGTGTTTGGGGTATGGTGGTGGTGGAGCAGGAGGAAGGACAAAGGACCTGATGAAGGGGGATGTGGAGTCAGTAGGTGAAGAAAGAGGGATTGAGGGGTGATAGTCGTGGTGGGGAAGAAGGCTGTTGAGTTTCTCCAGGAGGTTGAAGTTGTTGTTCAGACTTGTCTAGTATTGCTTCTGACTTTGaagagctgggaggaggggaaacAGCTTTTCCTGCCTGAAGAGGCCAGACGGAACAGGCTCTACAgacattctcttctctccctgtcattaacttttcttccatttcctctaTAGGCATGCCTCCTCCTGGGTCCTTCCCACCCCCAGTGCCGCCTCCTGGAGCCCTTCCACCCGGGATACCCCCAGCGCTGCCCCCGCCGCCTATGCCTCCTGGGGCTGGAGGACATGGCCCACCATCAGCGGGAACCCCAGGGGCTGGACATCCTGGACATGGACACTCACATCCTCACCCATTCCCACCAGGTGGGATGCCCCATCCAGGTGGGTATTCTTTGCTGGGAAAGGGAGGGATGGCCTTGGCAGAGGAGCTTTACTGCCACTTATGCTCCTGTCCTTGTCCCTCAACAGCGATAATAATAGCCCCAGAGCTCaacttttcttcagtttttcatataaaacacaaaatactgtTCTCTGTTTACTTTAACAACTATcatcctgtttcctttttctgatGTAAGTTTTTCCAGAGAGTATAActgtacttgattttttttttcctttcacttaaaaaaaaattttttttaacgttttatttatttttgagagagagagagagacagagtacaagcggggggggggggggggggcgggcgagagagagagagggagacacagaatctgaagcaggctccaggctccaagctgtcagcacagagcccgacgtggggctcaaactcacaaacagtgagatcatgacctgggcgcaagtcggatgcctaactgactgagccacccaggcgcccttccctttaacttacttcatttttctttgatttctaccCTAAAGCAGTGACCTAATTGCCAAATCTAGGGGACGCTTCCATTCCTTATCTGGTTTGCCCTTTGGTATACTTGAAATTGGGCATGTTGTCCTGTTTGAAAATCTTGTCTGTTGGTTTTATTGGATTCTTCATCTGTCTCTGACTCCTCAGTCTCAGTCACCTTAATaggcttctttttctccccacgTAGCTAGGTTTTTATATTCGGTTCTCTTCTCCACATGGCTCCATTACTTGTACACTGATGCCTCCTAGATAAGTGTCTCTGGTCTGTGACCCTTAATCTTGCTGTGTGATGGACCTCTCCACTTTTCTACCCCTGTCTTCAAACCTGTTCTTCTTCTAgtattctttgttttcaaatgcttAATTGAGAAATCTGAGAGCCATTTTAAACCATTTCCTGTCACCCCACTCTAGATACCAAGTCTTATTAATATCTCTGGCATTGGCCCCACTGCCAGTGCCCTAGTTCAGGCCCTCTTGTACTGATTATTTCACACCTGATTTACTGTAGTAATTTTCTCATGCTTTGCCTCCAGTTTCTCTATCTTTGATCCACTTGCATAGAGTAATTCTAAAACACAGATGCTCACATACCCTTGCTCAAAATTCTTCCGTTGCTCCTTTTTATCTACAGAGTGAAACTCACACTTATCACCGTGGCATTCTACGCTTTTTGTGATCTGGTGCCTGTTCATTACTCCCATGACTACATGCTGCTGCTCTGCATTTCTCTGAGTTACTGGTTTTCCCCAAACATACTGTGCTGTTTGATGGCTCTGTGATTGGCGCATGCTGATGTCCTGCCTGGGATGCTCTAGTCTACTTTGTTGTCCACTTGAAAAATTCTTACTTACTCTTTAGAATTAGATCTTTGCTCAGACAGTGTCTCTGCTACCTTCCCAAATCCTGTCGTCCCTCTGTTCGTTACATACTTCTGCAGCACCGTGATACTGTGAAAGTCGTGGAAGGAGCAAGGTGGGTGGGTTGGTAGTTGATTTGTTTGTAACCTTGGAATGGGGTTGAGGATAAGGGCACTTTGTACCAGCCCTATTTTCCATACTCTTCTTTTCCTGACATcatgtctttctctattttgttctctttttttttgctttttgtatgccttttgtctcctttctctttgtgtctgtttttttctcatagggatgtctcagatgcagctggcCCACCATGGCCCTCACGGCTTAGGACACCCCCATGCCGGGCCCCCAGGCTCTGGGGGGCAGCCGCCACCCCGACCACCCCCTGGAATGCCCCATCCTGGACCTCCTCCAATGGGCATGCCCCCTCGAGGGCCTCCGTTTGGATCTCCCATGGGTGAGTAGGATTCAGCCACCCCCCCCATCCTCAAATGTCATACTCTTGCAGCTTCTTTTGTCATGCTCCTGTCCCCTGCCCttccttttatttacatttctgctCATGGTGTCCCTGCCAGTCTTCTCTGTACATTCTCCCAACATCAACTAGTACCTGTTTCCCAACTGTTACTGAAGTCagtcaacttttctttttttgtgtgcagGTCACCCAGGTCCTATGCCTCCACATGGGATGCGTGGGCCTCCTCCACTGATGCCTCCTCACGGGTACACTGGACCTCCACGACCCCCACCCTACGGCTACCAGCGGGgccccctgcctccacccagACCCACCCCCCGGCCTCCAGTGCCCCCCCGTGGCCCACTTCGAGGCCCTCTTCCTCAGTAATTTCTCATTCTCTTGCCTCCTGTTCTATCTTCCcaatattttttcaaatcctTGGACCAATCTGAGTTGCTGTAGCTCCTTAGGGCTAAGGCACTAATCCCtctcaggcctttttttttttttttttttaagtgtaattctTTTcacaggaggttttttttttttttttttttatgttggtcCTAAGTGTTTTACAAatgcacagagaaaataaaattaaactcctTGTTTATTCTTTGTGCTCTTTTCCTCAGCAAAAtaacttctctgttttctctaaGAAGAGACATCAGTATATTGGGAAAAGAATGGTAAGGTAGGAGGGAGCATGCTTATTCTATGTTTTAAGGCTTACATTTAGCTTATAAGCTGGAAACCCTAAGTACCCGTGACATAGGGTTTTTGTGAATATGAAGCGAGAACAGAGGTGAAGTTCCTGGAGATAATGCTGGCAAAAACAGGAAGGAAGATGCACAAAGCCATCCACTGCAGTCCTGCTTGTAATGGTAGTAGGTTGGAAACCGCTCTCCTCTGTTGGTCAGGGACTGGTTGAATAACTTGGTAAATCTACACAGCAGCggtaaaaaggagagagaagactaCCTACTGTTTTAGAGAGACCTCCAGGATACATTAAGGGAAGAAAGTAACAAGCCGAACAGAACGTCCTATGCTCCATCTAACATAcgcatttatttacattaaaaaaaccagataaaccaaaaaggaaattcatacactgggatggggaggggaggtagATTTCTCTGAGCATACTATGTTAAACTTGGTTTACTTCGACGCTATGTACACAAATGTCTTACATAATTGCGAAACTGTTGAAATTGGGACCGTTGGAACTCGGTAAACCTACATTTTCTTCAATGCTTTCCCTTCAGACATCATAAATGAGGAATTTGGATCTTActcctatttttttcctcctcagtcCTTCCACACCTGACTTTCATCCCATGGAAATCTGTCTTCAGAGACTTTGAGTAATTAGACCAAATCCAATGGCCCCTTTTCTGTTCTTTGCTGTATTTAATCCTCTTACGTCACCACTTTCCTAAAGTTCTCTTTCTGGTCTATATGACCATGGACTTTGCTGATGTCTAGGCAAGAAACGGTGCACCCAGCCCTCTCGTTCTCTTGcaccattcttaaaaaaaaatttttttaatgtttatttttgagagagggagagacgacagagtgtgagctggggaggggcagagagagagggagacacagaatctgaagcaggctccaggctctgagctattagcacagagcccgatgcggggctcaaacccacgaactatgagatcatgacctgagccgaagtcggatgcttaaccgaccgagccacccaggcacccctctcttgcaCCATTCTTACGTGATGTGGTACCTATAAGACCTGCCAGTGGCAGCTGAATGATACAGAGTTGTGCAGAGTGCTTCTGTTCTGGTGTTACCAAGGCAGTGGGTTGACACGTGCCATTATTACGACACAAAATATTCTGGGAGCGTGAGGAAGGGTATCCCGGCATGAAAAATCTgagaaaacttccagaaaaaaGAGTGATAAGTTCAGATGTAATGTCAAAGGAAGGGTAGATGTTTCCCGGGCGAAGAAGGGGAAGCTCCCTCCTGGTGGACTGGATGCTCCTGAGCAGAAGCCGAGATTGGTCAACAGCACTACAAGTGATCCACTAGAGCTGCATGGCATTGGAGCTAGCTGGGGAGCTCCTGTTGATAGGGCTTCTCTGCCCTTTCTCATGTGGCCCAGAACCACTCAAAACCGCACACTGAGGCAAAGGGAGGAGGCTGCTTCGGACTGGAAGCTATTGGCTCAGGAATTCTAGCCGTCCTGGGATCTGCTTAGCGGCCCGGAGTGCTGAGAGAATTGCCATCCGAGCACCACTGGCAGGGCACACTGGCTGGGAAGCTGCTATCCATGAGGGAAAGCCACAGGGAGGATTTGAGCAAGGGAGTGACCGATTTGCGTTTTAGAACTGTGGTACTGGGGGGAAAAGATCTGAGGGAGAAGACCGGGCAAGGAGCCAAGCAGGGCATTCGGCAGTAATTTAGGAAGAGATGCAGTCCTCGAGGGCCGTGATAGAAGCCCAATGGAGAGGAGGGGATGCACTGGGGAGGTATTCTAGAAGGCAAAAGAATAAGGTGAGGTGTTAGATTGGATATagtggaggaaagggagagtGGAATCAGGATGAGAGTATGCAGCAGGAAGAATTTCCCGGGAGTTGGGATGGAAATGGTAAATTAGGTTTGGCATATGTTGACTTTCAGGTGAATTGTGGCACAGGCAAGTGGGGTCACCTAGTGGGCATTTGTCAAAACTTGGGGAAGATTCCACGTGATCATTTCACACAATGAATGGCTAAGGATGCCAGGCTTCTAAATCGTAATGGGCTTAATTGACTTCATTTCAAACAGCACTGCTGTGCAGTTACTTTGATGTGGTCATAAGCCGAGGCACTTGGGACCTAGCATAGTTGGCCGCTGGCTCCGAGCCCAGGTGCCCGCGGCCAGTACTCCAGCAGCCCCAGGTGGTAGCAGGCTTTGTCTCAGTCCCTGTGTCCTTTCTGCCTCCATGGCATCTATCAAATGAACTGACTTCTAACTGATCCTTGGTGAGGACTTCAAGGACTGTTACCCTTATGCTGAAGATTTCTAGCGTGTTTTTTCATATACGCTCCTGTGTGGTATTTTTGGCTCTTATCTGATAGCATGT
The sequence above is drawn from the Neofelis nebulosa isolate mNeoNeb1 chromosome 2, mNeoNeb1.pri, whole genome shotgun sequence genome and encodes:
- the SF3B4 gene encoding splicing factor 3B subunit 4 isoform X1; its protein translation is MAAGPISERNQDATVYVGGLDEKVSEPLLWELFLQAGPVVNTHMPKDRVTGQHQGYGFVEFLSEEDADYAIKIMNMIKLYGKPIRVNKASAHNKNLDVGANIFIGNLDPEIDEKLLYDTFSAFGVILQTPKIMRDPDTGNSKGYAFINFASFDASDAAIEAMNGQYLCNRPITVSYAFKKDSKGERHGSAAERLLAAQNPLSQADRPHQLFADAPPPPSAPNPVVSSLGSGLPPPGMPPPGSFPPPVPPPGALPPGIPPALPPPPMPPGAGGHGPPSAGTPGAGHPGHGHSHPHPFPPGGMPHPGMSQMQLAHHGPHGLGHPHAGPPGSGGQPPPRPPPGMPHPGPPPMGMPPRGPPFGSPMGHPGPMPPHGMRGPPPLMPPHGYTGPPRPPPYGYQRGPLPPPRPTPRPPVPPRGPLRGPLPQ
- the SF3B4 gene encoding splicing factor 3B subunit 4 isoform X2 produces the protein MAAGPISERNQDATVYVGGLDEKVSEPLLWELFLQAGPVVNTHMPKDRVTGQHQGYGFVEFLSEEDADYAIKIMNMIKLYGKPIRVNKASAHNKNLDVGANIFIGNLDPEIDEKLLYDTFSAFGVILQTPKIMRDPDTGNSKGYAFINFASFDASDAAIEAMNGQYLCNRPITVSYAFKKDSKGERHGSAAERLLAAQNPLSQADRPHQLFADAPPPPSAPNPVVSSLGSGLPPPGMPPPGSFPPPVPPPGALPPGIPPALPPPPMPPGAGGHGPPSAGTPGAGHPGHGHSHPHPFPPGMSQMQLAHHGPHGLGHPHAGPPGSGGQPPPRPPPGMPHPGPPPMGMPPRGPPFGSPMGHPGPMPPHGMRGPPPLMPPHGYTGPPRPPPYGYQRGPLPPPRPTPRPPVPPRGPLRGPLPQ